In Erpetoichthys calabaricus chromosome 11, fErpCal1.3, whole genome shotgun sequence, the DNA window CATCATCATCACAGtttggtagaacatctgcaaaaCTGTTTCCACTGCACAAAATCATTGATTAATCTCATGATCACCTCTTCCCTCACTTGCAAAGGAGTGCCGAAGCTACATGAAGTTCTCCACTTACCAGACAAACCACTCTTTCCCAGAAGAGAACCCTGACATTAGATCTGGAGATGATAATCATATAACACTCTGGTGCAAACCAAGGTCTGAAGGGGCTAAGAGGACAACCTCATCTGCAAACACCAATGATGGAGTCATTATATTCCTAAAAGCCTTAGCCGCAATTTCTCTTTCCATCCATGAAAATTATGCACAGGAGAGGAGACAAGATGAacccctggtggagtccaacacCCACGATGAACAGGCTTGAAATTAACGCACAAAAATAGGGACCAAACAACACACAAAAGCAGCCAAAGAATCCTGTACTCCTGTAATTCATTTACTCTTAATTATCACCAATATTGAGAATTCTAAATTGTATGCTGATATTAAcaatgtttttccattttattctctcCATTTTAAAAGTACTCCTTACATCCCATCAGAATGTTAGTTTTTCAACTCACCCTTAAAAGGTCCTCCTTTAATGTCGAGTGCCACTAGACCTTGCCGACTCAGATATCCAAACCATTCCCCATGTACTGCATCTGGAAACTGCAGCAGAAAAGTCACAATAGTTCAGTTCTTTCTCTTTGTTTAGCATGAGATTAAATGTTAATTAGAATGGAAGAACACACATGTGAGAAGGTGTACTGGAAGAGCTGAGTGAATTTCTCCAGCAGATTAGGATCCTTGGTCTCACAATACCCCATGAGGAATGCAATTAAAGCTTCACAGTGTGGCCACCACAACTTCATATTCCACTCAAGCTAAGACAGAAAGTACCACAGtgaatacagaaaagaaaaaaaatatttcctatCAAATAGAGACTAGTACCCTGTATTGGATGTCAAAACACACCTGCGTGGGACAGTGGCCATCAACATCAAGGAAATAAAACAGTCCACCATGCTGCTGATCCCAACCAGATGCCAATGGCAACAGCATGAACTTCTCAATTGCCAACTTCTTGAGCTTCTCATCTTGGTGGCGGGTGGCATACTGCAATAGGAACCAGCCTGCCTCCAAAGCGTGACCTGAAaggagaaataaaaactaaaaagttaATAAACTGACATCCGCCCACTACTCTCCATTAAACGTGCTTCTGGCTTAGCTTTTGGGGATTTAGTTCTGGATCTGTCAGatttacaaaaacagtaaaatttaTCTATACTGCCCATGGCAATTCTAAAATAAACTTCACATTTTTGAAGAAATGAGaggtacaaagcaaaaaaaaatttttttttctttaacattacaGTTCTTTCCCAGGCTGGAATGGTTTTGTACCTCTACAGTGTACCTGAGCTGTCCAGATctataccttttctgaaaaataacATCTTAATCTGATGAATTAGTGAACAACTGCATAAGTTTgaatttgcaaaattaaaaaactagatagatagagtttAGCCATCAAACAAAGCTGGGAAGACAAAAGAAGTGAAAGAGAGGGGTAGGTGTGAAACGCAGTCATTAGAAGGGAAGATGAAGGGAAAGATTAAAAGGTTAGTTGGTCATGTAGTGCTGGTTTGAGACTGAGCttagattcttctgtttttgtttgaagTACTTTTGAAGCCCAGAGAAAGAATACAAACAGAGACCAGTGTGGCTATTAAGATCAAGGCATGGGAAATACTCCACAATAGGCTTTGAAATGTCTTTGATCTTAATAGCTTCAATAGgcataaaataataaagcacaaaaagatctttatttttataaaatgcaatTCTTCTTCTGAGGATTATTTCTCTTTTTAGAACATTCACTTTTTACTGTTAACTGCAGAATTAATTAAATCAACAGAGAAAATACAGAGCTGAGAACAGGTCTCCAGTCCACCTCTGACCAGCATGCAAGTCTCAGAGATGGGTTGTTTCTAATCTGAACATCACATCTAAATTTTTCCATTACCAAGACGAGCTGGgtttagattaaaaataaaacctatgTGGTGTGTCATGTATAATTTGCAGGGGGTATTCTTAGCCATTGTGCTAATCGGAGGGTCCAGTTAGAACTCCAGTGTTGTGTGAACACTGACATTTACCCTGGTGATATTTACTGGCTAGTAGCCGAGAATACTATAACTTAGGCTATGTATACGAATAGATGAACCACATTATAAAGCCACTCCACCTTGTACTTTTGACCAGCATCACGAAGAAGGGTCGCTATTCAGGACACATACTCACTTAAGACTCCGTGTGAGCAATGCTAAAATGGCTATTTCTTAATGTGAACTAAGGTAATTGAGTGCTGTGAATTAATTTGGCACTATGCCATAGAGCCAAATTAATTCACAACACTCAATTACCTTAGTTCACATTAAGAAATAGCCATTTTAGcatttcagcgggttggaaaatggatggatggatggaccgaCTATGCCATAGACTATCACCATTTTATTAAACtagactaaaataaaacaaaacacaataaaatttacCTTTGTCTAAATATGTGGTTGAGCATAGAGTAGTAATCACTGAGATGGAAGGACCAAGTCCAACACTGTATTACAGTTCAGGTCAACAACAGGACTTATTTACTAAACAATAACAAACAGCAAAACAGAATTCCTAAAGCCTAACAAGACCgattaaaacataacatgtttgacaaacaagaggagaccattcagtacaACAAGCTCAATTGCTTAGCTAGTAGCCACAATGTCCCAGTTTCTTACAATTAATTCACattccttttaatttaaaacacctCTAAAACAACAAATAGGAAACGGAGGACAAGATACAAACAGACTCATGCTGCTCCCTTGCACTATGAACACTGTCAGCATTACCAATTCAGCCACTCTCTGCTTTCCATGGTCACACTCCTCCGCATCAGTGAGGCCATGACGAGCACAAAAGCTTATGTGGGCTCCTATTTATTAGTTTCATAGGAAAGTCTTGACCTCCATTCTCAAATCCTTCCAATCCTTGACAAAAGACACACCCCAACTCCTGCTGGACTGACTGCTGCCACTGAAGTGTCTAGCCCCACCCAACCTATCTTGCAGGCAAGACTCCACTTTATGCCATGTTTTTGATGGGCAGCATGCCAATCACtacattattttatcaaaatgtaaTACGTGTTAAGCAATTTGTTACAATTGTTACAATTACAGACTCCCTCAATTTTTGATTTTGAGGATTACAGGGGCTCCAAAATGTTTATTAGGGGTCCCAGGCCTAACTGGACTCTTGGCCTTGGCTTTTTAGGTTGTTTTGGGCTAAGAGCTATCAACCTCTTGAATTGCAAAACAGCACACTGCATGTTTAGGTAACAAACACACCTGGATTCTGATGTCTGCCCAGACAGCCTGGCAGTTCTTGTCCATCTGTAGAAACAGTTTCCAGAATAGCATTTCCATctctctggggaaaaaaaaaacaccttacatGCCAATTTAGTTTCTATTATAAAATGATATACTGATTAACTAACTTGCCAGGGCTTTGTGAGAGCTGTTTAGCTCCAGCAATAAATCACAATCTATTAAATTAGTAAAGTGACTGCGTGAACCAGGCCTAGTCAGTAACAGCAAATTGCACGGCCATCATTCAGTTAACTAACCACTCACTCTTGCACTTGCTACTCAATACCTGAACATGCTGCAGGATCTGCTGAATGCACCAGTGGCCTAGCTCATTGTACTTTTTTGCCATTTCAGGTCGATCTTCCATGAGCTGTTCTACCAAGCACAAGAGCATCATAGGGACAGCCATTGAATTAGTGGGTCCTGCTCCTGGTAGTTCCGGTCGCCCTAAACCAGAAGGGTCAACTTGAGTCCAGTGTACAATCTGATCCATTACACGCACTGCTTCATCCTAGGAAAGAGAGagataccatttttttttttcttttctaaattggGTCTTTGCCGTCACATGTGCggagtacactgaaattcttacttgtatgtgttAATGAACGTGCAACATGTTACACTCGCAGGTTCCATGATTAGTGAGAATAACTACATTACCTCAAAATGTCTGTCCTCCTATTATTTAGTACGTTGCAAAAGGcttgaacaaaacaaaacacacggAGACACAGAAAAAGGCCCCCATAAGTCATTATTTTAGACTGTAATGATTAAATCAAATAAACTTTAATAGCTTTAGAAGACAGTAAGCACTACTTACCCAGTATGCAATGAGCAGCAAGTTGGCATAATGCTTAACTACTGCCTTATAGTAAAATGGAAGGAGCATGGTATGTCTAAATTACTGTAGAACAAATTAAGAGAGCACCGATTTAATCTAGTTTACCTTTCCCATGCACCAAGGGTTTCAAAATATTAATTCAAGACATAAAAATCTTTAAGTACTACCACCAACTATGCTACTTCATAACTTTCCCATGTGTCTTTGTGTGCAGTTTTCTGCAAGAAGAATTAATTCTTAGCTCTTAGGTGAAATTTACCCTCAGCCAGCATCCATATACCGTATGCCcccatctttattttatagtaaCACCTTGTACAAGCCAAActgatacaattaaaaaaatattgaattctttacttacttttaaaattttcatccatctatccattttcagaaCCCTTTTATTCTAATACAGGGCCTTGCATTCAATAACTTATCCCAGTAGTTCTGAGCAGTATGCTGGAACCATATGTGAACACACTCACCCCTTAAATcggttaatttaaaatgaaaagatttatcTTCTTCAACCTTTCACTGTAGTTTATTTCCactatcttcatttttttttctagaattggtATATATGGTAAGGAGGCCAAAGCTGTACACAGTATTCCACATATAGCATCATAAGTACGTTGTGCATCTTAGGCACAACCACTCATCAATTTCTCTCTCAACAAttacttatatagtgcctgtcatatctatcatTCTATCCATCTTTGGTTGCATGAATattagacatgcaggttagaattTCACTACTAACAACTGGTCAACTGATTAgtctttttaattaattctgtACACCATCCTATTTCTGAGAACAGTGATAAGCCAGTTTCATAATGTGTGCTTTCAAGCTccataatctataataataaaaggcaaagccctcactgactgactgactgactgactcactcactcactgactgactgactcactcatcactaattctccaacttcccgtgtaggtggaaggctgaaatttggcaggctcat includes these proteins:
- the renbp gene encoding N-acylglucosamine 2-epimerase; translated protein: MAEEVLESFRKKICAELDQVVAFWLKHSHDDHGGFFTCLGKDGEVYDDLKYVWLQGRQVWMYCRLYRSVERFHKPDILQAAKSGGEFLRSHAWVPVAGNKKCAFCLTRSGQAVKVQRSIFSECFYVMAMDELARVTEEQQYQDEAVRVMDQIVHWTQVDPSGLGRPELPGAGPTNSMAVPMMLLCLVEQLMEDRPEMAKKYNELGHWCIQQILQHVQRDGNAILETVSTDGQELPGCLGRHQNPGHALEAGWFLLQYATRHQDEKLKKLAIEKFMLLPLASGWDQQHGGLFYFLDVDGHCPTQLEWNMKLWWPHCEALIAFLMGYCETKDPNLLEKFTQLFQYTFSHFPDAVHGEWFGYLSRQGLVALDIKGGPFKGCFHVPRCLYMCEKLLDGLLGKSPLL